From a single Arachis hypogaea cultivar Tifrunner chromosome 3, arahy.Tifrunner.gnm2.J5K5, whole genome shotgun sequence genomic region:
- the LOC112792805 gene encoding uncharacterized protein — translation MTQRYEDGMAIVLKEGKPDIFLTMTCNPSWTEITSELNPVQTPQDRPDLTTRIFRAKFEQLKEDVITKGVLGKVKSYIYVTEFQKRGLPHVHMLLILENNDKLIDPEHYDSLVRAEIPSKEVESHLHDAVLKHMIHGPCGTFDQSSPCMKNGKCKRNYPKEFAAETRRGDDSYPQYRRRFDTPVQINQNVTVDNRWVVPYNPWLLLKYDCHINVEICSSIKSIKYLYKYCYKGPDRVAMEVHNSSNVDEVQQFVDARWIAAPEACWRIFKFNLYRLYPSVERLQIHLPNQHQVSFYDHQTIPEILNDDYFSRTMLTEFFALNREEDQQSRHLLYREIPEYYTWHNKEKEWRRRKTQRRSIGRIYTVSPSEGEKFYLRILLSNVRGPISWDDLLTVNGIQYSSFKQSAQHRGLLESDSSICECLVEASVLRLPCALRRLFATILIFCEPTDVRSLWDEFFSYMVDDYPSTSTTTALVFTNRLLRDINDILLQHGKQITQYDLPALTHENDNDNSIPRVIQEELSVEVPREDLCSVTRLNNDQSKAFKCIMNTIDRRESGVFFVDGPGGSGKTFLYRAIIAELRNKGHIVLVTASSGIAATLLSGGRTAHSRFKIPINAEPSSICNISKQSDLAKLIRQTTAIIWDEAPMANKESVQSLDRTLRDILANDMPFGGKVMVMGGDFRQVLPVVPKGSKSQMISASIVKSQLWASTKILHLRQNMRSSNDHVFAEYLMRIGDGIEPTIHEDFVRIQANMAIPWEGETSLHKLIEEIFPNLQSHGWDASYMVERAILTPKNHDVQQLNDIIINQFPGEERNLVSFDEVEGDANNLYQQEYLNSISTGGLPPHVLKVKRGAPLMLLRNIDPKAGLCNGTRFIPFKFILLAGEERLKQTRPNSGR, via the exons ATGACCCAACGATATGAAGATGGAATGGCAATTGTTCTTAAAGAGGGAAAGCCAGATATTTTTCTCACAATGACATGCAATCCATCTTGGACTGAAATAACTTCAGAACTCAACCCAGTTCAAACTCCACAAGATCGTCCAGATCTAACAACAAGAATTTTTCGAGCCAAATTTGAACAGCTGAAAGAGGATGTAATTACTAAGGGTGTCTTGGGAAAGGTGAAGAGCTATATTTATGTCACTGAGTTTCAAAAAAGAGGGTTACCACATGTACATATGTTGCTAATCTTAGAAAACAATGACAAGTTAATTGACCCGGAGCATTATGATAGTTTGGTACGTGCAGAGATACCATCTAAAGAAGTAGAATCACACCTACATGATGCTGTGCTAAAACATATGATTCATGGTCCTTGCGGTACATTTGATCAATCCTCACCCTGCATGAAAAATGGCAAATGTAAACGCAACTACCCAAAAGAGTTCGCAGCAGAAACACGAAGAGGTGACGACTCATATCCGCAATATAGGCGACGATTCGACACTCCAGTACAAATTAACCAAAATGTCACGGTTGACAATAGATGGGTAGTTCCGTACAACCCTTGGCTACTACTAAAGTATGATTGCCATATTAATGTTGAGATATGTAGTAGCATCAAGAGTATAAAGTATCTCTACAAATATTGCTACAAGGGTCCAGACCGGGTTGCAATGGAAGTTCACAACAGTTCTAATGTTGACGAGGTCCAACAGTTTGTTGATGCAAGATGGATTGCTGCTCCAGAGGCATGTTggagaatatttaaatttaaccTTTACCGATTGTATCCATCAGTGGAAAGGTTACAAATTCATTTGCCAAATCAACATCAAGTGAGCTTCTATGATCACCAAACCATTCCTGAAATACTTAATGATGATTATTTCTCTAGAACAATGCTCACTGAGTTCTTTGCTCTAAATCGTGAGGAGGACCAACAATCTAGGCATCTTTTGTACAGGGAAATTCCAGAGTATTACACTTGGCACAACAAGGAAAAGGAATGGCGTCGGCGCAAGACACAGAGGAGATCCATCGGTAGAATTTATACTGTATCACCTTCAGAAGGAGAAAAATTCTATTTGCGTATTCTGTTATCTAATGTCAGAGGACCAATCAGTTGGGATGACTTGCTAACAGTGAATGGGATCCAATATTCGTCCTTCAAGCAATCTGCTCAACATCGAGGATTGTTAGAGAGTGACAGTAGCATCTGTGAATGTTTGGTTGAGGCATCTGTTTTACGATTGCCATGTGCTTTACgaaggttgtttgcaaccatcttaaTATTTTGTGAGCCTACAGATGTAAGAAGCTTATGGGatgaatttttttcatatatgGTGGATGATTATCCGTCAACCAGCACCACAACAGCCTTAGTGTTCACAAATCGGCTACTCAGGGATATAAATGATATACTCCTTCAGCACGGAAAACAGATTACACAATACGATTTGCCAGCTCTAACTCATGAAAATGACAATGACAACTCGATACCCAGAGTTATCCAAGAAGAACTGTCTGTCGAAGTACCCCGGGAAGACCTGTGTTCCGTAACAAGATTGAACAATGACCAGTCTAAAGCTTTCAAGTGCATTATGAATACAATTGATCGAAGAGAAAGTGGAGTGTTCTTTGTTGATGGGCCAGGAGGATCAGGCAAAACATTTCTTTACAGAGCTATAATTGCAGAATTGAGAAATAAGGGTCATATTGTCTTGGTAACTGCATCATCAGGAATAGCCGCAACATTATTGTCTGGGGGTCGAACAGCTCATTCTAGGTTTAAGATCCCAATTAATGCAGAACCATCATCCATTTGCAACATAAGCAAACAATCAGATCTTGCAAAGCTGATTAGACAAACAACGGCAATCATCTGGGATGAAGCACCTATGGCAAATAAAGAATCGGTGCAATCATTAGACCGCACTCTGAGAGATATATTAGCAAACGATATGCCATTTGGAGGAAAAGTGATGGTGATGGGAGGAGATTTCCGCCAAGTACTGCCTGTGGTACCGAAAGGTAGTAAGTCACAAATGATTTCAGCTTCTATAGTTAAGTCTCAATTATGGGCTTCCACTAAAATTCTCCATTTGCGACAAAATATGCGATCTTCTAATGATCATGTTTTTGCTGAGTACCTTATGCGCATTGGTGATGGAATTGAACCCACCATACATGAAGACTTTGTACGGATACAAGCAAATATGGCAATTCCGTGGGAGGGTGAAACATCGTTACACAAGTTAATAGAAGAAATATTTCCAAACTTACAATCTCATGGGTGGGACGCTTCTTACATGGTAGAAAGGGCAATATTGACGCCAAAAAATCATGATGTGCAACAGCTTAATGATATAATTATCAACCAGTTTCCAGGAGAAGAACGAAATTTAGTCTCATTTGATGAAGTAGAAGGAGATGCTAATAATTTATATCAACAAGAATATCTTAACTCAATTTCTACAGGCGGGTTGCCACCTCATGTGTTGAAGGTAAAAAGAGGTGCACCTTTGATGTTATTGAGAAACATAGACCCTAAGGCCGGCTTATGCAATGGTACAAG GTTCATTCCCTTCAAATTTATTCTATTGGCTGGGGAGGAACGGTTAAAACAGACAAGACCCAATTCTGGAAGATGA
- the LOC112785393 gene encoding E3 ubiquitin-protein ligase RZFP34 produces the protein METKAEVVSSSAESSSKHVSPMELGIENFGCKHYRRRCKIRAPCCDEVFDCRHCHNDAKNSEEINVKDRHDIPRHEINKVICSVCDTEQDVQQNCINCGVCMGKYFCGTCKFFDDDVSKNQYHCDDCGICRTGGKDNFFHCKKCGCCYSKIMEAGHRCVERAMHHNCPVCFEYLFETLRDITVLPCGHTIHLECVKEMERHHRYSCPVCSKSICDMSSLWKKLDQVIASTPMPETYKNKMVWILCNDCGVNSQVQFHVVAHKCLSCNSYNTRQIQGSPATSCSSRVTEMVR, from the exons ATGGAAACCAAGGCTGAAGTTGTTTCTTCTTCTGCTGAATCCAGCTCCAAACACGTTTCTCCAATGGAACTTGGAATTGAGAATTTTGG GTGCAAACATTACAGAAGGAGATGCAAGATCAGAGCACCATGTTGTGATGAGGTTTTTGATTGTAGGCATTGCCACAACGATGCTAAG AACTCTGAGGAGATTAATGTTAAGGATCGTCATGATATCCCACGCCATGAAATTAACAAG GTCATTTGTTCTGTGTGTGATACAGAACAAGAT GTTCAACAGAACTGCATAAACTGTGGGGTATGCATGGGCAAGTATTTTTGTGGTACTTGCAaattctttgatgatgat GTTTCAAAGAACCAGTACCACTGTGATGATTGTGGCATCTGCAG AACTGGAGGAAAGGATAACTTTTTCCATTGCAAGAAATGTG GGTGCTGCTACTCTAAAATAATGGAAGCTGGTCATCGCTGTGTGGAAAGAGCAATGCATCACAATTGTCCTGTTTGCTTTGAG tATCTGTTTGAGACATTAAGGGATATTACTGTGTTGCCTTGTGGGCATACCATACATTTGGAGTGTGTCAAAGAGATGGAAAGACATCATAGGTACTCTTGTCCGGTTTGCTCCAAATCCATTTGTGACATGTCAAGTTTATGGAAGAAGCTTGATCAAGTG aTTGCCTCAACTCCAATGCCAGAAACCTACAAAAACAAGATG GTGTGGATTCTGTGTAATGATTGTGGAGTGAATTCTCAAGTGCAATTCCATGTTGTGGCACATAAATGCTTAAGTTGCAACTCTTACAATACAAGGCAGATACAGGGGAGCCCTGCTACCTCATGTTCTTCAAGAGTCACTGAGATGGTTAGGTGA
- the LOC112785298 gene encoding protein SOSEKI 3 isoform X1, with protein MEGRMKKYQRQVSPERAKVWTEKSPKYHQNRKVPVIYYLSRNRQLEHPHFMEVPVSSPEGLYLRDVIDRLNALRGRGMASLYSWSCKRSYKNGFVWHDLFEDDLILPAHGNEYVLKGSELFDETNSDRYSPINNVKMQSMKLLPGPPSSRSHDEASSSDSMNGKEIKNSQEDELSQGPHSGSSDVSPESRDEKSDSLSLALTEYKIYKTDGLADASTQTEERVSRRKTHKTCTRGVSTEDRSLVSECHEICRVPHAKDNPEICRDTISPPPSTSSPSSFVGKPETTLESLIRADASKRNSFRIVEEDSIRMPTNTRLKASHLLMQLISCGSISVKNHSFDLIPSYKPRFSNSKFPSPLFSTSFMLGEFDCLAENPKLMSLRLEDKEYFSGSLVETKLKEGDGDNALKRSSSYNDERIYKEAKQEEDKEEPSSGHSKCIPRSITSLTKQLRSEYMKSPISDESRSSSDRIDSSCKSSVRSNGSSKRITEPLPGKKQSYKIDSFREDEMIKIEERLASGARVIIQSLPYSDTPSSSS; from the exons ATGGAAGGGAGGATGAAGAAGTACCAAAGGCAAGTGAGTCCTGAGAGGGCAAAAGTGTGGACTGAGAAATCCCCAAAGTACCATCAGAATAGGAAGGTTCCTGTGATTTACTATCTCAGTAGGAACAGGCAGCTAGAACACCCTCATTTCATGGAGGTTCCAGTGTCTTCCCCTGAGGGGCTATACTTGAGAG ATGTGATTGATAGACTAAATGCTTTGAGAGGTAGGGGAATGGCTTCCTTGTATTCATGGTCTTGCAAGAG AAGCTACAAGAATGGATTTGTGTGGCATGATCTCTTTGAAGATGATCTAATTCTACCTGCCCATGGGAATGAGTATGTCCTCAAAGGCTCAGAACTCTTCGATGAAACCAATTCAG ATCGTTACAGTCCCATTAACAATGTCAAAATGCAAAGCATGAAGCTGTTGCCAGGGCCACCTTCTTCTAGGAGCCATGATGAAGCTTCCTCTTCTGATAGCATGAATGGGAAAGAGATAAAGAACTCCCAAGAAGATGAGCTTTCCCAAGGACCACACTCTGGTTCATCTGATGTATCTCCAGAGTCTAGAGATGAAAAGAGTGACTCTCTAAGCTTGGCCTTGACAGAGTACAAAATCTATAAGACTGATGGACTGGCAGACGCTTCGACTCAGACAGAAGAACGTGTTAGCAGACGGAAAACACATAAAACTTGTACAAGGGGTGTATCAACAGAGGATAGATCATTGGTATCTGAATGCCATGAAATTTGTCGAGTTCCACATGCGAAGGACAATCCTGAAATCTGTAGAGATACCATTTCACCGCCTCCCTCGACTTCAAGTCCCTCATCTTTTGTGGGGAAGCCTGAAACTACTTTGGAATCTCTTATTAGAGCTGATGCTAGTAAGAGGAACAGCTTTAGGATTGTGGAAGAAGATAGCATTCGGATGCCTACCAACACAAGGTTGAAAGCTTCACATTTGCTCATGCAACTGATCTCGTGCGGCTCAATATCGGTGAAGAACCACAGTTTTGACCTTATTCCTTCATACAAGCCTAGGTTTTCCAATTCAAAATTCCCTTCTCCATTGTTCTCAACTTCATTTATGTTGGGAGAGTTTGATTGCTTGGCAGAGAATCCAAAGCTCATGAGCCTTAGATTGGAAGACAAAGAATATTTTAGTGGGAGTTTAGTGGAGACTAAACTGAAGGAAGGAGATGGGGATAATGCTCTGAAACGCTCTTCTTCCTATAATGATGAGAG GATATATAAAGAagcaaaacaagaagaagacaaggAGGAACCATCCTCAGGACATTCAAAATGCATTCCACGATCAATTACTTCGTTGACCAAGCAATTGCGAAGCGAATACATGAAATCCCCCATTTCTGACGAATCGAGAAGCTCGTCTGATAGAATTGACAGCTCATGCAAATCCTCAGTAAGATCAAATGGTAGcagcaaaagaatcactgaaccTCTACCAGGGAAAAAGCAGTCTTATAAGATAGATTCATTTAGAGAAGATGAGATGATCAAAATTGAAGAAAG GCTTGCTTCAGGAGCTCGGGTTATAATCCAATCTTTGCCATACTCTGACACACCATCTAGCAGCTCTTAG
- the LOC112785298 gene encoding protein SOSEKI 3 isoform X2 yields MEGRMKKYQRQVSPERAKVWTEKSPKYHQNRKVPVIYYLSRNRQLEHPHFMEVPVSSPEGLYLRDVIDRLNALRGRGMASLYSWSCKRSYKNGFVWHDLFEDDLILPAHGNEYVLKGSELFDETNSDRYSPINNVKMQSMKLLPGPPSSRSHDEASSSDSMNGKEIKNSQEDELSQGPHSGSSDVSPESRDEKSDSLSLALTEYKIYKTDGLADASTQTEERVSRRKTHKTCTRGVSTEDRSLVSECHEICRVPHAKDNPEICRDTISPPPSTSSPSSFVGKPETTLESLIRADASKRNSFRIVEEDSIRMPTNTRLKASHLLMQLISCGSISVKNHSFDLIPSYKPRFSNSKFPSPLFSTSFMLGEFDCLAENPKLMSLRLEDKEYFSGSLVETKLKEGDGDNALKRSSSYNDERNTVVITSWPMFHL; encoded by the exons ATGGAAGGGAGGATGAAGAAGTACCAAAGGCAAGTGAGTCCTGAGAGGGCAAAAGTGTGGACTGAGAAATCCCCAAAGTACCATCAGAATAGGAAGGTTCCTGTGATTTACTATCTCAGTAGGAACAGGCAGCTAGAACACCCTCATTTCATGGAGGTTCCAGTGTCTTCCCCTGAGGGGCTATACTTGAGAG ATGTGATTGATAGACTAAATGCTTTGAGAGGTAGGGGAATGGCTTCCTTGTATTCATGGTCTTGCAAGAG AAGCTACAAGAATGGATTTGTGTGGCATGATCTCTTTGAAGATGATCTAATTCTACCTGCCCATGGGAATGAGTATGTCCTCAAAGGCTCAGAACTCTTCGATGAAACCAATTCAG ATCGTTACAGTCCCATTAACAATGTCAAAATGCAAAGCATGAAGCTGTTGCCAGGGCCACCTTCTTCTAGGAGCCATGATGAAGCTTCCTCTTCTGATAGCATGAATGGGAAAGAGATAAAGAACTCCCAAGAAGATGAGCTTTCCCAAGGACCACACTCTGGTTCATCTGATGTATCTCCAGAGTCTAGAGATGAAAAGAGTGACTCTCTAAGCTTGGCCTTGACAGAGTACAAAATCTATAAGACTGATGGACTGGCAGACGCTTCGACTCAGACAGAAGAACGTGTTAGCAGACGGAAAACACATAAAACTTGTACAAGGGGTGTATCAACAGAGGATAGATCATTGGTATCTGAATGCCATGAAATTTGTCGAGTTCCACATGCGAAGGACAATCCTGAAATCTGTAGAGATACCATTTCACCGCCTCCCTCGACTTCAAGTCCCTCATCTTTTGTGGGGAAGCCTGAAACTACTTTGGAATCTCTTATTAGAGCTGATGCTAGTAAGAGGAACAGCTTTAGGATTGTGGAAGAAGATAGCATTCGGATGCCTACCAACACAAGGTTGAAAGCTTCACATTTGCTCATGCAACTGATCTCGTGCGGCTCAATATCGGTGAAGAACCACAGTTTTGACCTTATTCCTTCATACAAGCCTAGGTTTTCCAATTCAAAATTCCCTTCTCCATTGTTCTCAACTTCATTTATGTTGGGAGAGTTTGATTGCTTGGCAGAGAATCCAAAGCTCATGAGCCTTAGATTGGAAGACAAAGAATATTTTAGTGGGAGTTTAGTGGAGACTAAACTGAAGGAAGGAGATGGGGATAATGCTCTGAAACGCTCTTCTTCCTATAATGATGAGAG GAACACGGTAGTCATCACATCGTGGCCAATGTTTCATCTGTAA